ACGCAATTGCGTCATGTCAACGTTGCCAAGTTCTTCCGCTTTGGTTTGCACGCGTGCGAGCAGATCCTCAAAAGAAACGGCGAGCGGGAATTGTTCTCCCAAAAAGTCAGTCACAGTGATCATCAGCGGATCTGAGGTGTTCAGACCTTGATTCGTCTGCAAATTGCGGAACGACACCGTATTTTCGGGGAAGTTTTTGTCCGGGTCTTTTTCAATACGTCGCATCGGCGAACTGATCCAGGAGCCGTTCAGCGTATTCTCGTTCAGCGCCCGATCGATCTTGGTTCCCTTGGCGCAAAGAATCGTCTGGCGGAACATCCGATTGCGGACGAAGTCGGCGTATTGCTCGCGCTGGATAATATCAGGCGCGATGCGCTCTAGCGTTTGCGCCACATCTTTAGCGAAGTTGCCGGTCCACATGGTGGCGATATGCGATTCGGCCAAATATTGCAGATCGTGCTTGTTGGCCTGCTCGATGAACTGATGGAAATAGAACTGATAGTTGTTCATTTCCAGATGATCGTGGTACAGGTAGTTGTCAGTCTGATTCTTCAGCAGGCTCAGTTCGGAATGAATCATTTTGCCGTACGCGCCGGTTTCCGCCGAAACGCTGCTGGCGAGAAATTCTAACAGCGCTCGAGCCTGCTGGACCTTCTTCTTTGGATCCGACAAGTTGCGAACATGATAGCTCATCATGTCGCGGATTGCTCCGCGTAGTCGCCAGCCTGGCAACGTGTTGTAGCTCACCAACGCGACCCCTTGCGGGTTCAAATGGTCGCGGCAGACGGCGAGAATTTTGTCTTGCACTTCAGGCGGAACCCAAGAGAAAACGCCGTGGCAAATGATGTAGTCAAATTTGCCCAGCGACGAGTCAATATCCATGACGTCGAGATGCTTCAGTTCGATATTCGTCAGCCCGAGCTTCTCGACGCTCGACAGGGCCGATTCGATATGCCGCTGCGACAAATCGATGCCGACAAACTGACTCTCAGGGAGAGTTTCGGCCATGGGAATGATGTTGCCGCCGCCGGCGCAGCCGATCTCCAGCACGCGACAGCGATTGATTTCGGCAGGCGACATGCCAAACATTCGGCTGATCGCATGCAGTCGCTCGGGGTGCGTTTGTCGAAAGGGATGACTCGGATAGGGAACGATGTCGTAGCTGTATTTCGAAGCGTCGAGACTTTCGTTGCTTTCGTTCGTCTGCATGTTTTCGGCCGTCATCAGTAAGATTGACTCCAAGAGCTGGCGATAGAAAAGGGGGGCTACAGGTCCCTCCATTTTCTCGTGCAGCCCCTCGGTTGTCTGCGGAAAACCGTCCAAAACAGGCAGGTTCGCGGCGATCAAATCACGGAATAGGCGAAATACGCCGATTGTAACGCCTTGCGATACCGACTTACCCGTTCAATCGCCAAATTGCGAAATTCAGACAAGCAGCGTAACTGACCCAAAGGAGATAAGGGGCCAGTAAGCAGGCGCCCGCAAGCGATTGTTGCGCAAACCCATAAATGGTCACGCCGAGCATCAGCCAGAGCAACACGATGTCGATCAACCCAAGCAGCGGGCTTTCTAAGCCAAAAAACAGAGGGGACCAGATTGCATTCAGGGTTAACTGAATCCCAAACAGCAGCAGCGCTGGCCAAGCTGCCGACCAAGGCCGCTGCCGCCAAACTAGCCATGCAGAGATCCCCATCAGGACATACAGCGTGGTCCAGACCGGCCCAAAGATCCAACTGGGTGGAGTCCAGCTCGGTTTGTGGATACCAGCGTACCAAGTGGGGATTTGCGGCGTGGTAAACAGGGCTCCGACGATACCGATCGCGAGGCAGAGGACAACCGCGGCGAGCAGCGCCAGTATCTGAACCAGCATAGAGCGCGAAGGAGCGGAATCGATGGAGTCAGTCAAGTTGCTGATCGCCTTGCAGAAGCATCTGTCCTTAAAGATCAAGCGGTTGGCCCGGTGATTCTGGCCGTGGAGGCGGAGGCGCCGACGACCCACGTAATGAAGGGGGAGCCGAAGGAGGCGGGGGCGGGTCTTCTTCCGTTAATTCTGGTAGCGGTGGGCCATTATCGATCACGCCGCCGAGTCCTTGTCGCAGGCGATCAAAGAGCCCCCCCAGGGGACGCTGCAAATCGGGAGTTTCGATCGGCGCAGGTGGTTGTGTTCGCAAGCGATCCAGCGTACCGCCAGGGACGCCTGCGCGCATCTTTTGCAGCAGGCCTGTCGCGGCGCTCAGGACCTGATCGATCGGGATCTCGCCCCCGTCGCCGGCGCCCAAAAAGGTTTCGGTCAACTGATTGAAAGTATCGTCGAGTCCCACTTGCGGCTGTTGCAGCGTGCCGGTGATCCGGAGGCGAATCGTTTTTCCTTGGAAGGAACGTAGCAGCGGCATCGTCTCGTCAATCGAATCGCCAACGGGGATGGGAATAATGCAGAGGATGTCGAGGGTATCGTCAAGTCCGACCGATCCGCTGGTTTGCACGCGGCAATGGGGGAGGCCAATCTCGAGCCCTTCGTGATAGACGCGACCGTCGGCCAACTTGAACTTCACCTCGCAGTTGCTGGCGATCTGTACTGACGGCGCCATTTGCAGCGCATCGGTAATCGATTTTAGGATCGGACCGCTGACGAGGGAGGCCTCGTGGATTTCCAAGGTTCCGTGACCTGTGCCTTGTTTCGGATTGTCGAGCGGAAACTCCCACTCTTCAAATCGAAGCGACGCGTTGCCGTTGACGTTGGTCACGCCGTGCATGATCGGAACGGCGTACTTCAGCAGGTCGTCGCACATTTCTTCGGTCAGCTGGAAGTGGTCCATCGCTTGAATGTGATCAAAGCGGAGTAGGGGCCCTTGCTGTGAAGTCGCCGGCGTCAGGTGGCCGGATAACTCAAAATGCTCGATCTTCCAGGCAGCGCCGCCGGGGCGCTGCGCCGAGAGGGTCGCATCTCGAATGTTGACCGAGATTTGACGATTGAGCGCCTCGGTCAGTTTGCTTGGATCCAGCGGCGTCGGTTCGTTGGCGATCGAATCTATCAGGCTGTTCTCTTGCTCTTGAATCACGAAGTGCAGATCAGGCTGGATGATTTCGAGATTTCCCAACTGACGCGGATTGACGATCAGCTGCCAAAAGTAGACGTCATTGCTCATCTGCGGCACAGAGACGTTAAATTTCTGTTCGCGCTGCCGGATCTGCAGCCCTTCGATCTGGGTGATCGTCAACCAGCCGAGCGAAACGCGGTCGACAAAAACTTCAACTTCGGTCGCCGCCAACACGGCGCTAAGTCCGCTTTGCGTCAGCGGACGATACGAGGCCAACGTCGGCAAGAACGCGACAAACAGCAGCAGCAACGCAAGAGCACTGCAAATCCAGAGGCGCCAGCGGCGTTTTTTCAAAGGAGCTGCGGTCATCGGCTTCGACCTTCGAACCAGGGAAAGCAAGCGTTAAGCTTTGCTATTTTAACGGCCAATAGGACGATTGCGAAAACTTTAACGGCCGTAAACGGCCAAGTACGAAAAAAAAAGAGCGGTCGCTGGGACCGCTCTTTCGATGGATCGTATTTCTGCCGGTCGCTTACGCCAGGCATTTGTCGAGCGCTGCGATCGCGGCGTCGTAGTCCGGCTCTTGCGTCGCTTCCGAGACCACTTCGGCATAGGTGACGTTGCCGTCGGCGTCGAGGACGAAGGCGCCGCGAGCCAGCAACATCAGCTCTTCGATCAGCATGCCCCAGTTGTTGCCGAAGCTGCGAGTTTGGTAATCCGAGGCTTTTTGGATGTTTTCAATGCCTTCGGCGCCGCAGAAGCGATTCAGCGCGAACGGCAAGTCGAGACTAACCGTCAGCGCGTTGATCTTATCGCCGTAGCTGCCCAGCTTCTCGTTAAACTTGCGCGTCTGCGTGGCGCAAACGCTGGTGTCGACCGATGGGATTACGCTCAGAATGGTCGGCTTGCCTTTGACGTCGGCCAGCGTGGTCGTCGTCAGGCCTTCGGGACCAAAGCTATGCAGGGTGAAGTCGGGAGCCGGCTTGCCGACTTCCACCGCTTCGCCGGCTAAGGTCATCGGGTTTCCTTTGAACGTGATAGCGCCGTGTCGCGACATGGGAGGTTCTCCTGAGCTGTGTATGCGTGCGAGGGGGTTGAATGCTGCTCGCATTGTCACGCGCTGTGCCCGAAGGAAAAAGGGGGCGCACTTGCTGAGCGGTGAAACTTCTTGGGGCAAGAAATGCAGATGCCCGCGGGTGGAGACCACGGGCGTCTGCAAGTCGTAGGTAACGCGAGATTTGGTGTTAGACCCAATTCACTTCGAGCTGGTTCTCGATCTGATCGACCCCTGCCTGGCGAAGGGCCTCTTGGGCCATTTGCTTGTGGAAAAAGGAGGCGACGCTTCCTTTCAGCACGATGCGGTCTTGCTCTTGTTCAAAACGGAGCGTACGTCCGGCGAAATGAGGATTGCTGGCGAGTGCGCGCTCGACGTTGGCGGAATAATCAGCTTGGTTCATGGAGTTGCTCTTACTGGGATAAGCGGGGGAAGAACGTCGCGGTGGGGCTGACCAGTAATAGCTATCGACTTGCTAGCGGAGCGAATTGAGCCCGGTATCCGCGATCGAACGCCGATTTGTGCGAAGCTGCGCCGATCGTAACGATGGCGCCGCTTACGGCGGCAAATCCTGGGGGGAAAGCGATTCCGATCAGCGACTACCCCAGCATCTTTTTCCCAAAGGCTTTCGCAGCGGTGACGGCGTCGGCGATTTTGGCGGGGTCTTTGCCGCCGGCTTGGGCCATGTCGGCGCGTCCGCCGCCGGAGCCGCCGACGATGGTGGAGACGGTTTTGACCCACTCGCCTGCTTTGCCGCCTGACTTGACGACGTCTTGGCTGAGGCCGGCGACCATCATCACTTTGTCTTCCCCTTGGCCGGCGATCAGCAGCACCGCACAGGGCGCCGCCTTCTTCCGCAATTGGTCGATCAGTTGACGCATCACGTTCGGGTTGGCGCCGGGGGCCTCGGCGACGATCAACTTCACGTCGCCGATCAACTCGGCTTGGGCGAGCAAATCGTCGGCCGTCAGCACGCCGATTTCCGCGCGAGCGACAATCTCTTTCTTCAGCGAATCGATGTCGGACAGCAGCGCCGCGATCCGCGCCGGAGCGTCAAACATGCCGACGTTGATCATGCGGGCTGTTTCTTTCAGCGTCTCTTTTTGCACGGCGTAAGTCGGCTGCGCCGCTTTCGCGTGCTCGACGGCAAGGGGAAGGTCTTCGGGCGGTTTGCCGCTGCCGCTGGCCGCTTTTTTCAGATCGCGTACGTACTGCATCAACTGTTTCACGGCCGCCGGTACGTCGAGCGTAGCAACGCCGAGCGACTTGGCGATATCGCCCAGCGAAGCGGCGACTTGCTGGCGATATTCCTTCGCTTTGGCGCCGGTCAGCGCGACGATGCGCCGTACGCCGGCCGAAGGACCTTCTTCGCTGACCACCTCGAACATGCCGACATCGCCGGTGTTGGTCAGGTGAGTTCCGCCGCAAAGTTCGCGGCTGAACGTTCCCATCGAAACCAGGCGAACTGGATCGGGATACTTTTCGCCGAACAGCATCATCGCGCCCAACTCACGCGCCTGCGCCAACGGAACGGTTTCCCATTTCACCTTCTCGCTGGCCGCGACCCGTTCGTTGACGTCTTCTTCGATCGCCGCCAACTGCTCTGGCGTGACCGCCGCCAGGTTGGTGAAGTCAAAACGCAGCCAATCTTCGTCGACTTTGGAGCCTTGCTGTTGAGCATGAGCGCCCAGGTTTTTTTGCAGCGCGTAGTGCAAAATGTGCGTCGCCGAGTGAGCCCGCTGAATGCCGATCCGACGTTCGCCGACGATCGCTTTGGCGTCGGTGTTGCTGCTGATCTTGCCGCTGGTCAAATAGCCGTGATGCAAAAAGAGATCACTATCTTTTTGCGTGTCGGTCACGAGAAAGCGGAAGTCGGCGCCGACGATCTCGCCGCTGTCCCCTACCTGACCGCCCGACTCGCCGTAGAAGGGAGTGGAGTCGGTCACGACGATCAGCGGATGTTCTTCACCGGTCTGGTCATAGTCGTCAAACAACTTCGACGTGCCGTCGGCGTCGTTCGCAACGATCCCTTTGACCGTCACATCGGCTTCCGACTGGTCGTAGCCAACATAGTCGGTCTTGCGGAGCGTGTTCTTCAGCGATTCGATCGGGCCGGTGGTGAACAGCACCGACGTTCCGCCGCCGGTTTCTTCGCCGAATCGTTCCATCGCTTCTTTGTAGCCGGGCCAATCGAACGCGAGTCCCTTTTCGGCCGCGACTTGTTCAAACAGTTCCGGCGGAAAGCCATACGTTTGGTACAACTCGGCCGCCTCGCCGCCGTCGACGATGGTCATGTTATCTTTGCGCATCGAGTTGAAGACCTTCTCGGTGCGCGCCAGGCCGTCATCCAGCCGGTCCAGGAAGTTTTCTTCCTCGGTGCGGATGACGTTGGCGACGCGCTGCGTCGTCTCTTGCAGTTCGGGATAACCGGCCTTCATCATCTCGGCGACTTTGTCGACCAGTTGATAGGCGAACGGCTCGCGCAGTCCCATTTGATGGCCATCCAGCACCGCGCGGCGAAGCAAGCGGCGGATGACGTATTTTTCTTTGTTGGCGCCGGGGTAGACGTTCTCGTGAATCGCAAACGTGCACGCGCGAACGTGATCGGTGATGCGGCGCAGTCGGCGACCATTGTCATCTTCGGGAATGTACTTCACGCCGCAGATCTCGCCGGCCGCTTCGACGATCGGACGTAAGATGTCGATATGATAGTTGGTGGTGACGCCTTGCAGGGTGGCGGCCGTTCGTTCTAGCCCCATCCCGGTGTCGATGTTCTTGCTCGGCAGCGGTTCAAGATTGTTGGGCGGATCGCCGACGCGGTTGAACTGCGTAAAGACGAGGTTCCAGATCTCAACCGGGCTGCTCCCTTTCGGGTGATAATAGATTTCGCTGCAGGGACCGCAGACGCCGTCGGGACCCAGGCTGGGTGCGCTGGCGGGCCAAAAGTTTTCGTCCTCTTCCAAGCGATGTATGCGAGAAGTTGGCAGGCCGATCTTCTCGTGCCAATAATCGGCCGCTTCGTCGTCATCTTTGTAGACGGTGACGGTCAACTGATCGGCAGGCAGGCCGAGCCACTTTTTGTCGGTTAAAAACTCCCACGCCCAGGAGATCGCTTCCGGCTTGAAGTAATCGCCAAAGCTGAAGTTGCCCAGCATCTCGAAGAAGGTGTGGTGATAGGCGGTGCGGCCGACGTTGTCGATATCGCCGGTACGCAAGCACTTTTGACAGGTGGTCGCCCGGGTGAAGTCGAGCTTCACACGCCCCAGAAAGTGGTCCTTGAACTGGTTCATCCCGGCCGGGGTAAACAGCACCGAAGGATCCCAAGTGGGGACCAGCACATCGCTCGCGCGGCGAGAATGCCCCTTGGTTTCGTAGAAGCTGAGGTATTTTTCGCGTAGTTCGTCGGTCTTCATGGCGAAATCGGGCCGGGCCAGTAAGAGTCAAATAGTGCTGTTTAAAGGGGTTATGATAAAGCCTGAGCGGCAAATCGGCTAGGCGTCGCGGTGGTATGCGCCGCCGTAAAGAATAGGACCCAGCCAAACGGAAAAGGTTTGCGGCCAACAAAAAAAGAGGCTTCCGGGTGATGCAAACCGGAAGCCTCTTTGGTCACGGACGTCGGATGGAGCCCGCCGACGCCCAAACGGAGGAAGTCTCGTTACTCAACTCAAGCAGTCTCTGGGGGCTGCGTGAACGGCTGCGGAGATTCAGCCGCACGCAGTGGAGCTTCAGTCGTACTCGATGGAACGAAGGGCTTATAGCTCTTCTTCAGGCTCAAACTCTTCGTCTTCGGCCCCCGGCTTGACCGGCACGGCGTCAAACAGCTTTTCGCCGCCATGGCCGGCCTCAATTAGCACTTTTTGCTTCAGTTCCTCGGTCATTGCGGGGTTTTCCATCAAAAAGGCACGCGCCTTTTCTTTTCCTTGACCCAGCTGGATGTCGCCGTAACGGAACCAAGCCCCGCTGCGAGCGACGATTTTCGCCTCAATGGCCAAGTCAAGGATGTCTCCTTCGTAGCTGATCCCGTTGCTGTGCATCATGTCGAACTCAGCGATCCGGAACGGCGGAGCGACCTTGTTTTTCACGATCTTGCAGCGGACGCGCTGACCGACCACATCTTCGCCATCCTTTAGTTGCCCGATACGGCGAACGTCGACGCGGCACGAGCAGTAGAACTTGAGTGCGCGTCCGCCGGGGGTCGTTTCAGGGCTACCGAACATCACGCCCACTTTTTCGCGGATCTGGTTGATGAAGATCACAATCGTCTTCGATTTGGAGATCACGCCGGTCAATTTACGCATCGCTTGGCTCATCAGCCGAGCCTGCAAACCGACATGGGAGGCGCCGATTTCGCCGTTCAATTCCGCTTTCGGGACGAGTGCGGCGACCGAGTCGACCACGATCACGTCGACCGCGTTCGATTTGACCAGCATCTCGGTAATCTGCAGACCTTCTTCCCCGCTCGAGGGTTGACTGACCAGCAGCGTTTCGAGCTCGACCCCCAGCTTTTTCGCCCAACTTGGATCCAACGCATGTTCGGCGTCGACGAAGGCGGCGATCCCCCCCATCGCTTGGGCCTGAGCGATCACATGCAGGGCCAGCGTTGTTTTACCGCTGGATTCGGGGCCGAAGATCTCGATGACGCGTCCGCGGGGTAGTCCCTTCCCGCCGAGCGCCAGGTCGAGCGAAATCGATCCGGTCGGGATCCCTTCGATCACCGCATGGTTGGATCCCAGGGGCATGATCGCCCCTTCACCAAACGATTTTTCGATTTGTTGAAGCGTCGTTTTTAGAACGGCGTTTCCAGATAGCATGCCGGCGACATCTTTGTGTTCCGCCTTGGGCGACTTGTCGCTACCAGCGTTTTTTTTGCTGCTTTTCGCCGTCTCTTTTTTCGCCATTCGACCGTTCTTCGAAGCAGTTGCGGTGACCATTTTCCGGGCTCCTTTATGGTAAATGTCCTGTCCGCTGGCAAGCATCCCCCGTTTGGCATCAACTAAACGGATGGACAGTGTACGCCTGTGAGGTGTACATGTCAACAGTAACTTGCCGGTGACTAAAGAGAAGTATCGGGGAGCCGTGGGACACGGTTGGTCATGGGCCGACGAGAATCGCGAAACTTTTTTCGCGGTCGAGAGAAAGTCACTCCCTTTTATCGAAGCAAAACGACTTACGTCGAAAAATGGGGGAATGGGAGAGATGGAGTGGCGCCAGATACCGGAACCTGTTCAGGCGAATGTCTTTTTTTACTTCACACGGCTCACAGAGCCGTGGCACACCGGTGTTGTCTACGACGCGATCTCTTCCGCGGTCGTTTCTTCTGCTTCCGCTTCATCCAAATGATGCTGATGGATGCGGGTTTTGCCTTCGTACTGCTCGATCGCCGGCAGCAGCCCGAACAGCCGTTCGTCGATCTGATGGAAGAGACTGATGATGCGGCTCTCGAAGTATTGGGCCAAGATCGCCGCCGGAATCGCGACGACCAGGCCGCCAAGGGTGGTGACCAGCGCGACATAGATTCCTTCGGCCAATTGATTGGCGCGGTTGCCGCCGATTTCTAGTTGGGTCGTTTTGTAAAAGGCCCAGATGATGCCCCAGACCGTACCCAGCAAGCCCATCAGCGGCGTTACGCCGGCGGCCAGCGTCAGCCAACGCACGTTGCTATAGAGACGGTCCGCTTCCCGTTCGCTCGCTTCGTTGACGGCATGCACGACTTCGGCCTGCGGACGGCCGACGCGAGCGAGCATCGATTCGACGATGTTGGCCATCGCCGACGGATATTTTTTGCACAAGCGATACGCGTCGCGCGGTTGGAAGCCATCGGGCGCAAATTGCATTTGTTCGAGTCCGTCGACCAGTTCGGCCGGGATGATCCGTCCCCGGCGCAGCGCGATGGCTCGTTCAAACGCCAGGGTGACCACCAACAGCGACATCAACCCGATCGGGATCATCATCTGACCCCCTTTCAGGATCAGCGCGATCAGGTGCAACTGATTGTCGTCTCCCAGCAGTTTGTCTTCGAGCAATGCGCCTGATTCGTTGGCGACCGGCGCCGGTTCTTCCGCTTCGGCGGCGGCGTCATTCTCTTGCGCCCACGCGGCGACCACGCCTAGTCCAGCGGTCAGCAGGAAGGTGAACAGGAGCAGCGCGACAAAACGCTGGGTCAACGAAAATCGTGTCATGGGAACCTGCGTTTACAGTTTGTTAATCGCTTCGAGACGGTTGGCGGCCAGTTTCGCTTCCGCCGATTGAGGATAGTCGGAGACTACCATGCCGTAATATTTTTTCGCTTCAGAGACGTAGCGAACTTTCGGTGCGCCGATCGCATCACGGATGCGGACTTCGTTGCAACGCCCTAATTCGTAGGCTGCTTTGGCTTGCCATGGTTTCACTTCGTTCAGCGACTTGGCGCCGCCGAAACCAAGGACCACCCGTTTGAATTGCCCTTCGGCCGCTTCGTAGTCTTTCTTCTCAAAATAAAGCTCGCCCAGCATGAACCGCGCTCGTGCGCCTGTTTTTCCAGGCGACAGATCGGCGGCGGCCAAAAATCGCTGGATCGCTTCGTCGGTCTTCTTTTGATTGTAATTGGCCCAGCCCAGTTCGTACTGGGCTTCGGCCGCGACCGGCGAATCGGGCGATTGGGTCAACAATTCGTTCATCCAGCGGATTGATTCGTCCCACTTTTTCAGTTGGGCGGCCGATTGACCGGCGTGCAGTCGCCAGAGGTCGCGCATGTCATTGCTCGACAGGCGATCCGCTTTGACTTGCCCGTAAGCGGACAAAGCGTCGGCAAACTGATCCTTTTTGTAGAGACACTCTCCCCGCATGAAACTGGCGTCCGCCGCGAGGGGCCCATCCGGATATTTGCTGGTTTGAACCGCAAACGCATCGGACGCCGCGGCGTAATCCCCTTGCTGATACTGGGCCCAGCCCAGTTTGTAGGCCGACTTTTCGCCAACATCATCCGCTTGGGCGGCCGCGAGAGCCGCCGCGTACGCCTTTTGGGCGGCGGCGTAGTCTTGGCGATTGTAGGCCGCTTCGCCGACGTGATAGTTGGCTTCGGCCGCGAGCGGGCTTTTCGGATGGGTCGCCGCCAAGCTGGCGAACGCGGCGGTCGCTTTCTCCGGATCGCCGGAGGCTTTCAGCGACCAGGCTAGTTCGTAAAGAACTTTGTCATCGTTCTGGTATTTCGGAAATTCTTTCTTCAACGCCGCGAACTGCGCGGCGGCGCCAGCTTGATCGTTGGCGCCAACCAGGCACAGCCCTTTCAGATATAACGCGTCGGCTTTGTCCGCCGCTTGCGGCGACTTTTTCAAGTAGGCGTCAACGTCTGACACGGCGCCGGCAAAGTCGCCGGCCTGTCGTCGCGCGACGGCGCGGGCATGCAACGCCTGCAGCGCGAGTTGGTGGTCGTCATGTTGGGTGAGCAGTTGCGAGAGGGCTTCGTCCGCTTCTTTCCCCTGCTGCTGTTGAATGTGGGACCAGCCAAGTCCGTACAGTGCGTGCGGCGCGAGTGAGGAGCTTGCAAACTTGTTGATCAACGTTTGGTATTGCGCCGCCGCGTTGGGGAAGTCGGTCGCGGCGTAATAGTACTCACCCAGTCGATAAGCGGCATGGTCGGCCAGCGGCGAATTGGGAAGCTGTTTCTGCATCTTTCTGACGGTGGCGATCGCCGCTGTGTGGTCGCCTTGCTCGTGTTGAGCGCGAGAAAGGAGCAGCAGCGTTTCGTCAGCTTGACGCCAGTCGGCTTGGGCGGCCAGCGAAGCGCTGAGACTTTGCTGAGCGGCCGGAAACTGATCGAGCGCAAACTGGCTGGAACCGAGCAAAAAGAAGGCTTCCGCTTGCAGCGCGGGATCGGTCATCTTGTCGGCGATCGGCGCGAGCAACGCGATTTCGTCTTGATGCTTGTTTTGCAGCAACAGCGCCAGCGCCAGACGCATTCGCCACTTCGACAGTTCGGGACGTTTCTCGCCGGCGGCGATCAGTTCGCGAAACATCTTTTCGGCGTCGGCGTATTTCTTTTCCTGCAGCGCGCCTTCCGCGGCGACATACTTCGCGTCGAGCAGCAACTCGTGCTGAGGGAATTGCTCGACAAAGGTTTTCGCCAAGCGGGCCGCCGCGGCGTGATCTGCCGTTTCGAGTGCGGCGAACGCGCCGTTGTACAGCGCTTGCGGCGCTTGGGGATCTTTCGGATGCTGCGTGACGATCTGCTGGTAAAGCCGGACCGATTCGCCGCGACGTTTCGGTTGGTCGTACAGCGCATCGGCCTGATCGATCAACAGCGGAACCAGTTGCTGGCTCTCTTGGGCGGCGGCAATTTTCGCGGCGGCCAGCTTCTCGGCGTCTTGCGGTTTGCCGGTCTTCAGATAAACGCGGCAAAGCCAATGGGCCGCTTCCAGTCCGGTATCGCCGCCAAGTTTCGCTGCGGCGTCGAGCCACTTGGCCGCTTCGGTCCAGTTGCCGGCGCGATAGTAGCAGCGGCCGGCCAACATCATCGCTTCGTCATGATATTTCGACTTCGGATAGTCGGCGGCAAGTTGGGCGTAGATCGCGCCGGCTTCGGCCAGCTTCTCTTGCTTCAAACGCGCATAAGCCAAGCGATAGAGAGCATGATCGATCAGCGGAAACTTGGAATCGGCGGTGACCGCCGTCAGCATCTGTTCCGCTTTGGCGTAGTCGTTTTGGTTCAGGACTGTTTCAGCCTGACGCATCCGAACTTCGGCCGCCAAATCATGGTCAGGAAAGGCGGAGAGAAACTTGCTATAAACGTCGCCCGCTTCGGCTGGCTTGTTCAGCTCTTCCAGGGTTACCCCCCAAGCGTAGGCGCCATCGGCGCGATAGGGACTTTGCGTAAACTGTTCGACCAGCGCCTTGTAGGGGCCGAGCGAACGATCTTTTTGGTCGCTGAGATAAAAGGACTCGCCGGCGAAGTAGAGGGCCTGATCGGCGTTCTTCCCTTTGGGGTATTCTTTGTACAGC
The nucleotide sequence above comes from Blastopirellula sp. J2-11. Encoded proteins:
- a CDS encoding MotA/TolQ/ExbB proton channel family protein yields the protein MTRFSLTQRFVALLLFTFLLTAGLGVVAAWAQENDAAAEAEEPAPVANESGALLEDKLLGDDNQLHLIALILKGGQMMIPIGLMSLLVVTLAFERAIALRRGRIIPAELVDGLEQMQFAPDGFQPRDAYRLCKKYPSAMANIVESMLARVGRPQAEVVHAVNEASEREADRLYSNVRWLTLAAGVTPLMGLLGTVWGIIWAFYKTTQLEIGGNRANQLAEGIYVALVTTLGGLVVAIPAAILAQYFESRIISLFHQIDERLFGLLPAIEQYEGKTRIHQHHLDEAEAEETTAEEIAS
- a CDS encoding methyltransferase regulatory domain-containing protein, encoding MTAENMQTNESNESLDASKYSYDIVPYPSHPFRQTHPERLHAISRMFGMSPAEINRCRVLEIGCAGGGNIIPMAETLPESQFVGIDLSQRHIESALSSVEKLGLTNIELKHLDVMDIDSSLGKFDYIICHGVFSWVPPEVQDKILAVCRDHLNPQGVALVSYNTLPGWRLRGAIRDMMSYHVRNLSDPKKKVQQARALLEFLASSVSAETGAYGKMIHSELSLLKNQTDNYLYHDHLEMNNYQFYFHQFIEQANKHDLQYLAESHIATMWTGNFAKDVAQTLERIAPDIIQREQYADFVRNRMFRQTILCAKGTKIDRALNENTLNGSWISSPMRRIEKDPDKNFPENTVSFRNLQTNQGLNTSDPLMITVTDFLGEQFPLAVSFEDLLARVQTKAEELGNVDMTQLRRAMANNIIHLAVGGVVELSYTPNRFTKEISVKPKISGVARLQAASVDRLTNARHEIIKLDDLTRHIVTMIDGEKTHHEIRNGLKDMLHNGKLTMRKDGEAMPAPDGEMLEKIATEAVAKAMERLSKAAMLIG
- the alaS gene encoding alanine--tRNA ligase, producing the protein MKTDELREKYLSFYETKGHSRRASDVLVPTWDPSVLFTPAGMNQFKDHFLGRVKLDFTRATTCQKCLRTGDIDNVGRTAYHHTFFEMLGNFSFGDYFKPEAISWAWEFLTDKKWLGLPADQLTVTVYKDDDEAADYWHEKIGLPTSRIHRLEEDENFWPASAPSLGPDGVCGPCSEIYYHPKGSSPVEIWNLVFTQFNRVGDPPNNLEPLPSKNIDTGMGLERTAATLQGVTTNYHIDILRPIVEAAGEICGVKYIPEDDNGRRLRRITDHVRACTFAIHENVYPGANKEKYVIRRLLRRAVLDGHQMGLREPFAYQLVDKVAEMMKAGYPELQETTQRVANVIRTEEENFLDRLDDGLARTEKVFNSMRKDNMTIVDGGEAAELYQTYGFPPELFEQVAAEKGLAFDWPGYKEAMERFGEETGGGTSVLFTTGPIESLKNTLRKTDYVGYDQSEADVTVKGIVANDADGTSKLFDDYDQTGEEHPLIVVTDSTPFYGESGGQVGDSGEIVGADFRFLVTDTQKDSDLFLHHGYLTSGKISSNTDAKAIVGERRIGIQRAHSATHILHYALQKNLGAHAQQQGSKVDEDWLRFDFTNLAAVTPEQLAAIEEDVNERVAASEKVKWETVPLAQARELGAMMLFGEKYPDPVRLVSMGTFSRELCGGTHLTNTGDVGMFEVVSEEGPSAGVRRIVALTGAKAKEYRQQVAASLGDIAKSLGVATLDVPAAVKQLMQYVRDLKKAASGSGKPPEDLPLAVEHAKAAQPTYAVQKETLKETARMINVGMFDAPARIAALLSDIDSLKKEIVARAEIGVLTADDLLAQAELIGDVKLIVAEAPGANPNVMRQLIDQLRKKAAPCAVLLIAGQGEDKVMMVAGLSQDVVKSGGKAGEWVKTVSTIVGGSGGGRADMAQAGGKDPAKIADAVTAAKAFGKKMLG
- the tpx gene encoding thiol peroxidase — protein: MSRHGAITFKGNPMTLAGEAVEVGKPAPDFTLHSFGPEGLTTTTLADVKGKPTILSVIPSVDTSVCATQTRKFNEKLGSYGDKINALTVSLDLPFALNRFCGAEGIENIQKASDYQTRSFGNNWGMLIEELMLLARGAFVLDADGNVTYAEVVSEATQEPDYDAAIAALDKCLA
- a CDS encoding TspO/MBR family protein; the protein is MTDSIDSAPSRSMLVQILALLAAVVLCLAIGIVGALFTTPQIPTWYAGIHKPSWTPPSWIFGPVWTTLYVLMGISAWLVWRQRPWSAAWPALLLFGIQLTLNAIWSPLFFGLESPLLGLIDIVLLWLMLGVTIYGFAQQSLAGACLLAPYLLWVSYAACLNFAIWRLNG
- a CDS encoding BON domain-containing protein; the encoded protein is MNQADYSANVERALASNPHFAGRTLRFEQEQDRIVLKGSVASFFHKQMAQEALRQAGVDQIENQLEVNWV
- the recA gene encoding recombinase RecA, translated to MLSGNAVLKTTLQQIEKSFGEGAIMPLGSNHAVIEGIPTGSISLDLALGGKGLPRGRVIEIFGPESSGKTTLALHVIAQAQAMGGIAAFVDAEHALDPSWAKKLGVELETLLVSQPSSGEEGLQITEMLVKSNAVDVIVVDSVAALVPKAELNGEIGASHVGLQARLMSQAMRKLTGVISKSKTIVIFINQIREKVGVMFGSPETTPGGRALKFYCSCRVDVRRIGQLKDGEDVVGQRVRCKIVKNKVAPPFRIAEFDMMHSNGISYEGDILDLAIEAKIVARSGAWFRYGDIQLGQGKEKARAFLMENPAMTEELKQKVLIEAGHGGEKLFDAVPVKPGAEDEEFEPEEEL